In Alicyclobacillus macrosporangiidus CPP55, a single window of DNA contains:
- a CDS encoding response regulator: MDTYRVLVADDNDRARRAVCTWLTREDRFHVVAEAANGAEAVRLTRLHHPDLVLMDLRMPGMDGLEATRCIKRDRPEITVVLLSVSDDPADLFEAVRAGAQGYLVKRMHPEDWIAYLLRVMDGDGPLPREMALRLWSSFRPAALDGLGAAGWGEDRTPGLEEPFGDRLDLVRGDKLTARELEVLRLVRTGATNREIADALFISENTVKNHIKNILAKLQLHNRVQLAAYRVPLGE, encoded by the coding sequence ATGGATACGTACAGAGTCCTGGTGGCAGACGACAACGATCGCGCACGCCGTGCGGTGTGCACGTGGTTGACCCGCGAGGATCGGTTTCATGTGGTGGCGGAGGCTGCAAACGGGGCGGAGGCCGTCCGCTTGACCCGGTTGCATCATCCGGATCTGGTGTTGATGGACCTGCGCATGCCCGGCATGGACGGATTGGAGGCGACCCGTTGCATCAAACGGGATCGGCCCGAGATCACGGTGGTGTTGTTGAGCGTATCCGACGATCCAGCGGATCTGTTCGAGGCAGTTCGCGCTGGCGCGCAGGGGTACCTGGTGAAACGGATGCACCCGGAGGACTGGATCGCCTACCTGTTGCGCGTGATGGATGGAGACGGTCCGCTTCCGCGGGAGATGGCTTTGCGCCTGTGGTCCTCCTTTCGGCCGGCGGCTCTGGACGGACTTGGGGCAGCCGGATGGGGAGAGGACAGGACACCGGGGTTGGAAGAGCCCTTTGGCGACCGTCTGGACTTGGTCCGCGGGGACAAGCTGACGGCACGGGAACTGGAAGTCCTCCGGCTCGTGCGTACGGGCGCAACCAACCGGGAAATTGCGGACGCCCTCTTTATCTCCGAGAACACCGTAAAAAACCATATCAAAAACATTCTCGCGAAGCTCCAGTTGCACAACCGCGTGCAGTTGGCGGCTTACCGGGTGCCGTTGGGGGAGTAG
- a CDS encoding sensor histidine kinase, protein MPFRYYQITLVLGPAVIVLAAELIRHRFGLPYVSMSRGNWLMALLTAVVIALFSQGLFRRFEAATLSLARERAARAVMEERERLARELHDQIAQTLFSIGIQLEALHQSISGAEADSAAVEEAWREIRVALREVDDNVRQVIFHLRRPLDDGPDLHSRLQALLTQTFWAQDIRWEVRMDPSVHLPPAEEVQLFGIAQEAITNVKKHAGAKRVLVALESTPSGGWAFRVQDDGRGFQPSAGVGHYGIQIMASRAQEIGARLVIEPASPGTAVRVVKPG, encoded by the coding sequence ATGCCATTTCGGTATTACCAGATCACGCTGGTCCTGGGTCCCGCGGTGATCGTCCTCGCCGCTGAGCTGATTCGTCACCGGTTCGGCCTCCCGTACGTCTCGATGTCGAGAGGCAACTGGCTGATGGCTCTGCTCACCGCCGTCGTCATCGCCTTGTTCTCGCAAGGATTGTTCCGGCGTTTCGAAGCAGCTACGCTGTCGCTCGCCCGAGAGCGCGCAGCCCGGGCGGTGATGGAAGAACGGGAACGGTTGGCGCGCGAGCTGCACGACCAGATTGCCCAGACGTTATTCTCCATCGGGATCCAACTGGAAGCCCTGCATCAATCTATTTCTGGTGCAGAGGCGGACAGCGCTGCGGTCGAGGAGGCGTGGAGAGAGATCCGGGTCGCGCTGCGGGAAGTGGATGACAACGTTCGCCAGGTGATCTTTCATCTGCGGCGGCCTCTGGACGACGGCCCTGACCTCCACAGCCGCCTGCAGGCACTGCTCACCCAGACGTTCTGGGCCCAAGACATCCGCTGGGAGGTCCGGATGGATCCATCCGTTCATCTGCCGCCCGCTGAAGAGGTACAGCTGTTTGGCATCGCCCAAGAGGCGATTACCAATGTGAAAAAGCACGCCGGTGCGAAACGCGTACTGGTCGCACTGGAATCCACCCCGTCCGGAGGTTGGGCGTTCCGCGTGCAAGATGATGGACGAGGCTTTCAGCCCTCCGCAGGGGTGGGACACTACGGCATCCAAATTATGGCGAGCCGGGCGCAAGAGATCGGTGCGCGTCTGGTGATTGAACCCGCGTCGCCGGGAACCGCCGTTCGCGTCGTCAAACCGGGGTGA
- a CDS encoding copper resistance protein CopC produces MHRLGNRIARWAVALAAILWVCAWPPTASAHAYVVHADPPPNAALASAPVTVQIWFDEPVQAVFDSLTVTGEQGQRVDRGDAHVDANDPKHLLVSLRPGLGPGLYTATWRVVSADGHPVSGTIPFSVGQAASRTPVTAQGYVPGADMVAVRWGEYLGLSGAGGLLLFWWRVVPARLRDALWRRLHRVRLAALTVLTVSVLADLPLQARLDAGVGWAQALTPGVWWPVLTATRFGPLWGMGAAMVAVLWAAWAAGRRLGAVWVTLLATAVCIAAKSASGHAAGATLPALSIPLDALHLAAATLWIGSLLGMVLLLSRLEPVVGDRHERIRLYWETMRRFSPWGITSVCVLAATGLYAALENIPTGYALAHTRYGQTLLVKLSVFALMLGLAAFHWIRAHGAGVGRRRSIQRTLAVELCLGAVVFAITSVLTNLSPAAAAPGPVALTLTIGANVEATLRIEPNVVGDNVFEVDLRNGAGGPVTSVQQVTLALSSLEMDMGTNTIRLKPAGPGRYRAQGLYLTMAGRWRAHLHVLTADLTDWDADYRFVTGNPSAF; encoded by the coding sequence ATGCACAGGCTGGGGAACAGGATCGCACGGTGGGCCGTGGCACTCGCGGCGATCCTGTGGGTGTGCGCGTGGCCTCCGACGGCATCGGCACACGCCTACGTCGTGCACGCCGACCCGCCCCCCAATGCGGCGTTGGCGAGCGCCCCGGTGACCGTGCAGATCTGGTTCGATGAACCGGTTCAGGCGGTGTTCGACTCCCTCACCGTGACCGGCGAGCAGGGTCAGCGGGTGGACCGCGGTGACGCGCATGTGGATGCCAACGATCCGAAGCACCTCCTGGTCTCCCTCCGGCCGGGGTTGGGACCAGGCCTGTACACGGCGACGTGGCGCGTGGTCTCTGCAGACGGCCATCCGGTGTCCGGTACCATTCCGTTTTCTGTGGGACAGGCAGCGTCGCGCACTCCAGTGACCGCCCAGGGGTATGTGCCCGGCGCGGACATGGTGGCCGTGCGCTGGGGAGAATACCTGGGCCTGTCCGGCGCAGGCGGGCTGCTGCTGTTCTGGTGGCGGGTCGTGCCCGCCCGGCTGCGTGACGCCCTGTGGCGGCGTCTGCACCGGGTTCGCCTGGCAGCGTTGACCGTCTTGACGGTGTCTGTGCTGGCCGACCTGCCATTGCAAGCCCGGCTGGACGCCGGCGTCGGGTGGGCACAGGCGCTCACCCCCGGGGTATGGTGGCCCGTGTTGACCGCGACCCGGTTTGGCCCTCTGTGGGGGATGGGTGCTGCCATGGTGGCGGTGCTGTGGGCCGCCTGGGCGGCGGGACGGCGCCTGGGAGCGGTATGGGTGACCCTGTTGGCCACGGCCGTCTGCATCGCGGCGAAGAGCGCCAGCGGGCACGCCGCAGGAGCCACACTTCCCGCATTGTCGATCCCGCTGGATGCCTTGCACCTTGCCGCGGCGACGCTGTGGATCGGCAGTCTGCTGGGCATGGTCCTGTTGCTGTCCCGGCTGGAACCCGTGGTCGGGGATCGCCACGAGCGGATCAGACTCTACTGGGAGACGATGCGGCGCTTCTCCCCGTGGGGCATTACCAGTGTCTGCGTGCTCGCCGCCACCGGCCTGTACGCCGCCCTGGAAAATATCCCGACGGGGTACGCCTTGGCTCACACCCGTTACGGCCAGACGTTGCTCGTGAAACTCTCCGTGTTCGCCCTGATGCTCGGCCTGGCGGCCTTCCATTGGATACGCGCGCACGGCGCGGGTGTCGGACGGCGACGGAGCATCCAACGCACCCTGGCTGTCGAGCTGTGCTTGGGCGCGGTGGTGTTTGCGATCACGTCCGTGTTGACCAACCTGTCACCCGCCGCCGCGGCGCCCGGGCCGGTGGCGCTGACCCTGACCATCGGAGCCAACGTCGAGGCGACGCTGCGGATCGAACCGAATGTGGTCGGGGACAATGTGTTTGAGGTGGATCTGCGGAACGGGGCGGGTGGGCCGGTGACCAGCGTACAGCAGGTGACCCTCGCGCTCTCGAGCCTCGAAATGGATATGGGGACCAACACCATCCGCCTGAAACCAGCTGGCCCGGGCCGGTACAGAGCGCAGGGGCTGTATCTGACGATGGCAGGCCGATGGCGGGCGCATCTGCATGTGTTGACGGCGGACTTGACGGACTGGGATGCGGATTACCGGTTCGTCACGGGCAACCCGTCGGCATTTTGA
- a CDS encoding YcnI family protein, with the protein MMFRKSMTVWAAAGALAATLVLGAPAVWAHVTVSPKTSTTGAWEKYTMRVPTEKDVPTVKVVLKVPDGVTFEQYEPVPGWTVSEEKDASGRVTRVTWTATGAGIAPGQFQEFSFVGQNPKQAGSVAWDAYQYYKDGSIVEWTGQPGADTPHSVTDILAASPAGTQPAATANATGAPAAGTNAAAPAAPASGAADSRAAAWPGIVSVIALVLSVISLGTASLGRRTNR; encoded by the coding sequence ATGATGTTCAGAAAGAGCATGACCGTATGGGCGGCCGCAGGGGCGTTGGCGGCCACCCTGGTGCTGGGCGCACCGGCTGTTTGGGCGCATGTCACGGTATCCCCAAAGACGTCCACCACGGGCGCTTGGGAGAAGTACACCATGCGGGTGCCGACGGAGAAGGATGTCCCGACGGTGAAAGTCGTCCTGAAGGTGCCGGACGGCGTCACCTTCGAGCAGTATGAACCGGTCCCCGGGTGGACGGTCAGCGAAGAGAAGGACGCCTCCGGCAGAGTGACCCGCGTGACGTGGACCGCGACCGGGGCGGGCATCGCGCCCGGGCAATTCCAGGAGTTCTCGTTCGTCGGCCAGAACCCGAAGCAGGCGGGCAGCGTCGCCTGGGACGCCTACCAGTACTACAAGGACGGCAGCATCGTGGAGTGGACGGGACAACCGGGGGCGGATACGCCGCACTCTGTGACGGACATCCTCGCGGCGTCACCTGCCGGTACACAGCCGGCCGCGACGGCAAATGCGACGGGGGCTCCGGCGGCCGGCACGAATGCCGCGGCACCGGCCGCGCCGGCCTCAGGTGCGGCGGATTCACGCGCCGCCGCATGGCCCGGGATCGTCTCCGTGATCGCCCTGGTGCTCTCCGTCATCTCCTTGGGGACTGCGTCGCTCGGCCGCCGGACGAATCGGTGA
- a CDS encoding SCO family protein, with protein MRTRAGKTVFYAFVAVLVFAIAAAIGYMVREGGGSLPVTGQASDFTATNLDGKPVRFSSLDGKIRLVTFFYTHCPGPCPLTAYRLEQVQNDLKQQGLFGTKVAIVSVTLDPEHDTLQAIKDWSSHYHPDYDGWYFLRPDPQQLPAILKAWGVYKQQVPNSVYINHTLVTELIDQNGNIRATYLGDNPDPKKVEQDIHSLITRWNWL; from the coding sequence GTGCGGACTCGGGCGGGCAAAACGGTGTTTTACGCGTTCGTCGCAGTCCTGGTCTTTGCCATCGCGGCGGCCATCGGCTACATGGTCCGGGAAGGGGGCGGCTCCCTGCCGGTGACGGGACAGGCGTCCGATTTCACGGCGACCAACCTCGATGGAAAACCTGTGCGTTTCAGCAGCCTGGACGGCAAGATCCGGCTGGTGACGTTTTTCTACACGCACTGCCCGGGTCCTTGCCCCTTGACGGCGTACCGATTGGAGCAGGTCCAGAATGACCTCAAACAACAGGGCCTGTTCGGGACCAAGGTCGCCATCGTCTCGGTGACCCTCGACCCGGAACACGACACCCTGCAGGCCATCAAGGACTGGTCTTCCCACTATCACCCGGACTACGACGGGTGGTATTTCCTGCGGCCGGATCCCCAGCAATTGCCCGCCATTCTTAAGGCGTGGGGAGTCTATAAGCAGCAGGTGCCCAATTCGGTGTATATCAACCATACGCTGGTCACCGAGCTCATCGACCAGAACGGGAACATCCGCGCCACCTATCTCGGGGACAATCCAGACCCGAAGAAGGTGGAGCAGGACATCCACAGCCTCATCACGCGTTGGAATTGGCTGTGA
- a CDS encoding FixH family protein, whose amino-acid sequence MIRKGAALLMGLVVLGGGGLVYGCGQAAQPSQPQPAAQTPLPTVQMTVPASAKAGTSLLLQVRVTRNGSPVNQLDDMMFEVWPDKPNAQHDLMHAKRTGDGVYSASYTFQAPGKYWVMYHVIDHGNMVMTAPQSVQVN is encoded by the coding sequence ATGATTCGAAAAGGTGCCGCCCTACTGATGGGACTGGTCGTATTGGGTGGCGGGGGGCTGGTGTACGGATGCGGGCAGGCTGCCCAGCCATCCCAGCCCCAGCCGGCGGCCCAGACCCCGCTGCCCACCGTGCAGATGACGGTCCCCGCGTCAGCAAAGGCAGGGACCTCCCTTTTGTTGCAGGTGCGCGTGACCCGGAATGGATCGCCCGTCAATCAGCTGGACGACATGATGTTCGAGGTCTGGCCAGACAAGCCGAATGCGCAGCACGACCTGATGCACGCGAAGCGCACCGGCGACGGGGTGTATTCCGCTTCGTACACATTTCAGGCGCCCGGAAAGTATTGGGTGATGTATCACGTGATCGATCACGGAAATATGGTCATGACCGCCCCGCAATCCGTGCAGGTAAACTGA
- a CDS encoding ZIP family metal transporter, whose amino-acid sequence MSPLLWGWVASVLCAVAIWWGVRWVWRPRALEQMKAAGQKTTRYLAASAFGAGVLLIAVLCDFLPDAWEEAQTAAPWCVLAGVGLLWAATLWSDHAFWRRSSSLRTPDPVVARDAVPREVSPASEGRLSPPGTFTVSSAWVLGAALSLHSFLEGSALTVAVQQPGWARWLFPAAMVVHKLPEGVLWGVALQAAYPRWTASSIARAQWVLGIPSLCTLLGSTLGMTFAGSGDTAGAAFLSAGSAGALLFICLSELLPMLREHGMSAPKLHGWFAAGAASMLLLTLLARAAGG is encoded by the coding sequence ATGTCTCCATTGCTATGGGGCTGGGTGGCCAGTGTCTTGTGCGCAGTGGCGATTTGGTGGGGGGTGCGGTGGGTGTGGCGGCCGAGGGCCTTGGAGCAGATGAAGGCCGCGGGCCAAAAGACCACGCGGTACCTGGCTGCTTCTGCGTTCGGCGCGGGGGTGTTGTTGATCGCGGTGCTCTGCGACTTCCTGCCAGACGCCTGGGAGGAGGCGCAAACGGCGGCGCCCTGGTGTGTGCTGGCTGGTGTCGGCCTGTTGTGGGCCGCCACGCTGTGGTCGGATCACGCCTTCTGGCGCCGATCTTCATCGCTCCGGACGCCCGATCCGGTCGTCGCGCGGGACGCAGTGCCAAGGGAGGTCTCCCCGGCGAGTGAAGGACGGCTCTCACCGCCAGGCACATTCACCGTATCCAGCGCCTGGGTGCTCGGAGCGGCGCTGTCGCTCCACTCGTTTCTCGAGGGTTCGGCTCTGACGGTGGCCGTTCAACAGCCGGGGTGGGCAAGATGGCTGTTCCCGGCCGCCATGGTCGTCCACAAACTGCCGGAGGGGGTCCTCTGGGGCGTTGCGCTGCAAGCCGCCTACCCCCGTTGGACAGCATCCTCCATCGCGAGGGCGCAATGGGTATTGGGCATCCCGTCCCTGTGCACGCTGCTCGGTTCCACCCTGGGCATGACCTTCGCAGGGTCCGGGGATACGGCCGGCGCGGCCTTCCTGTCGGCAGGCTCGGCCGGCGCCCTGTTGTTCATCTGCTTGAGCGAACTGCTCCCAATGCTGCGCGAACACGGCATGTCCGCGCCGAAGCTGCACGGGTGGTTCGCGGCCGGCGCCGCCTCCATGTTGCTGCTCACCCTGCTTGCGAGAGCGGCCGGCGGCTGA
- a CDS encoding DMT family transporter — MAGQVVAAQRFGAGWAGPLSLALAASIWGGLYVVSKVVLDAVPPFALVWIRYAIAVCVLFGLGWAMRMPMRVPWRDWTRMAVVGLVGYALSISAQFLGTYWSTAQMGAVITSTTPAFMVIFGRMMLGEPVTWRKGLSVVLATAGVWMIIGLGHLDAGVRLGGWVLVVAALTWALMSVLVKRVPPAYPSWVVTAHAMLAAWVVMTPAALWQGRGVSWSVLTRPGIILGILYIGVISTAIAFFLWNFGLQRVDAGTGGLYFFFQPLTGSLLGWLCLGERVGMSFWAGAALIAAGVALVSLGQHDAGGSERGVQGGPPGEPVETAQQYD; from the coding sequence GTGGCCGGACAGGTCGTTGCGGCCCAGCGATTCGGTGCTGGTTGGGCCGGCCCATTGTCTCTGGCGTTGGCCGCCAGTATCTGGGGCGGCTTGTACGTGGTCAGTAAAGTAGTGTTGGATGCGGTGCCGCCCTTCGCGTTGGTGTGGATTCGCTACGCCATTGCGGTGTGCGTGCTGTTTGGCTTGGGATGGGCGATGCGCATGCCCATGCGGGTTCCGTGGCGTGATTGGACACGGATGGCGGTGGTCGGCCTGGTGGGATACGCGTTGTCCATCTCCGCTCAGTTCCTCGGGACGTACTGGTCCACGGCGCAGATGGGGGCGGTCATCACGTCGACCACCCCGGCTTTCATGGTGATCTTCGGCCGGATGATGCTCGGAGAACCGGTCACTTGGCGAAAGGGCCTGTCCGTGGTCCTCGCCACGGCCGGCGTTTGGATGATCATCGGGCTCGGCCACCTGGATGCCGGCGTGCGGTTGGGGGGATGGGTCCTGGTCGTGGCGGCCCTCACGTGGGCGTTGATGTCCGTCCTGGTGAAGCGGGTGCCGCCGGCATACCCCTCATGGGTCGTCACGGCCCACGCGATGCTCGCCGCCTGGGTGGTGATGACACCGGCGGCGCTCTGGCAGGGCAGAGGCGTATCGTGGTCCGTTCTGACGCGCCCCGGCATCATCTTGGGCATCCTGTACATCGGCGTGATTTCCACCGCGATCGCGTTCTTCTTGTGGAACTTCGGTTTGCAACGGGTGGACGCGGGAACGGGCGGACTGTATTTTTTCTTTCAACCCTTGACGGGATCGCTATTGGGGTGGTTGTGTCTCGGAGAGCGGGTGGGCATGTCGTTCTGGGCAGGCGCCGCGTTGATCGCCGCCGGTGTGGCGCTGGTGTCACTTGGCCAGCATGACGCCGGCGGTAGCGAGCGCGGCGTACAGGGCGGTCCACCAGGTGAGCCGGTCGAGACCGCGCAACAGTACGATTGA
- a CDS encoding DMT family transporter — translation MTGVVPALLCAVCYSLSYVLLHRGQAELDSDDNGLLPILVVGSLMLGLAALVKVAHDTDAGLLSSPRAWMGYGLCALGGIVGTMLGRMSLYGAIRMLGATRGVVIETLETMVTLVLAALFLQESLNAERLAGVALIFASIGVLLWERQRHPQRTLLTLGVSLGLAAALFKGSGHFLRKLGMNQGLDPTLAAALDVTAACVSYLAVLAASGRLGPYIRVYTRTFNVYLWSAGCLSAAGVLLFFVAAATSPISTVAVIVGLEPVLVALFSIVLLRGLDRLTWWTALYAALATAGVMLAK, via the coding sequence ATGACTGGAGTCGTGCCAGCGCTCCTGTGCGCGGTGTGCTATTCCCTCTCCTACGTCCTGCTGCACCGCGGGCAGGCTGAACTGGACAGCGATGACAATGGACTGTTGCCCATCCTGGTCGTCGGGAGCCTGATGCTGGGCCTCGCCGCCCTTGTGAAAGTGGCCCACGACACGGATGCAGGCCTTTTATCATCCCCCCGCGCTTGGATGGGGTATGGCCTGTGCGCCCTTGGTGGCATCGTCGGCACGATGCTCGGACGGATGTCGTTGTACGGCGCGATCCGGATGCTCGGCGCCACGCGCGGCGTCGTGATTGAAACGCTTGAGACAATGGTCACCTTGGTGCTTGCCGCCCTGTTCCTGCAGGAATCCTTGAACGCCGAGCGCCTCGCGGGGGTGGCGCTGATCTTCGCCAGCATCGGCGTCCTCCTGTGGGAACGCCAACGCCACCCGCAGCGGACGCTCCTGACGCTCGGGGTGTCCCTCGGCCTTGCCGCCGCCCTGTTCAAAGGCAGCGGCCACTTCTTGCGGAAACTGGGGATGAACCAAGGATTGGATCCCACGCTGGCGGCCGCCCTTGACGTGACCGCGGCTTGCGTGAGCTACCTCGCCGTCCTCGCAGCCTCCGGACGTCTCGGCCCCTATATCCGCGTGTACACGCGCACGTTCAACGTCTATCTGTGGTCCGCAGGCTGCCTGTCCGCCGCCGGCGTACTGCTGTTTTTCGTCGCCGCAGCCACCTCGCCCATCTCCACCGTCGCAGTGATCGTGGGCCTGGAACCGGTGTTGGTCGCCCTGTTCTCAATCGTACTGTTGCGCGGTCTCGACCGGCTCACCTGGTGGACCGCCCTGTACGCCGCGCTCGCTACCGCCGGCGTCATGCTGGCCAAGTGA
- a CDS encoding DUF421 domain-containing protein, whose product MPTTHEVLYQSVIAFIVLFVVARVLGKRQVAQLSFFDYIVGITIGNIAASWSLDQVKTRHAVVSLLLWCVLSLLIALLQRKSYRARVFLDGRPTVVIQRGKILERNLKACHLSTEELMLMLREKDVFKVSDVEYAILEMNGKLSVMKKSEVQPLTPKDTGVAITPEHEPRLVIIDGHVMERSLRDAGFTREWLLEEVRKQGAQDFRDVFLAQVDSNGCVYVDLYQDHPPHAEPKPKAMVAANLRKIQADLEMFALETRNEEAKRTYAQMAQQLKELLDRVAPHLKD is encoded by the coding sequence ATGCCCACGACGCACGAAGTGTTGTACCAGTCCGTGATCGCCTTCATCGTGTTGTTTGTCGTCGCGCGCGTGCTGGGCAAACGCCAAGTGGCGCAGCTGAGTTTTTTCGATTACATCGTCGGCATCACCATCGGCAACATCGCCGCCAGCTGGTCGCTCGACCAGGTGAAGACACGGCACGCCGTGGTGAGTCTATTGCTGTGGTGTGTGCTGTCCTTGCTGATCGCCCTGTTACAGAGAAAATCCTACCGTGCGAGGGTATTTTTGGACGGTCGCCCGACAGTGGTCATTCAACGAGGGAAGATTCTCGAGCGGAACCTAAAAGCGTGCCATCTGTCCACCGAAGAGCTCATGCTGATGCTGCGGGAGAAAGATGTTTTCAAAGTCTCGGACGTGGAATACGCCATCTTGGAGATGAACGGCAAGCTCAGCGTCATGAAAAAATCAGAGGTCCAGCCTCTGACGCCGAAAGACACTGGGGTCGCCATCACCCCGGAGCACGAACCGCGGTTGGTGATCATCGACGGGCACGTCATGGAACGGTCCCTGCGGGACGCGGGATTTACCCGGGAATGGCTGTTGGAGGAAGTGCGCAAACAGGGCGCACAGGACTTTCGCGACGTGTTTCTCGCCCAGGTGGATTCCAACGGCTGTGTCTATGTGGATTTGTACCAGGATCATCCCCCGCACGCGGAGCCCAAGCCAAAGGCCATGGTCGCGGCCAATTTAAGAAAAATCCAGGCCGACCTCGAGATGTTCGCGCTGGAGACCCGCAACGAGGAGGCCAAGCGGACTTACGCCCAGATGGCACAACAGCTAAAAGAACTGCTCGACCGGGTGGCCCCCCACCTGAAAGATTGA
- a CDS encoding C40 family peptidase yields the protein MTATGMRRLIASAALAFATLASIAAPAASASTGSSAVVTQSASLPPGVTYDASVRPLAKPSASRQAKVNAVLQVAESKLGTPYVWGHNEDRGQYGFDCSNFTAYVYHHALGYKMSTSSRTQAKSVGRQVPVSQMQPGDLLIFNNGSHVGIYAGNGRMIQEGGGLGKVGYLSVAPGSYWGKHLTAVKRMF from the coding sequence TTGACCGCAACAGGCATGCGCAGGCTTATCGCATCGGCCGCACTGGCTTTCGCAACGCTGGCATCTATCGCCGCACCGGCGGCGTCCGCTTCGACGGGCTCCAGCGCGGTCGTCACGCAGAGCGCGTCTTTGCCGCCGGGCGTCACCTACGATGCCTCCGTGCGCCCGTTGGCGAAACCGTCCGCTTCCCGGCAGGCGAAGGTCAATGCCGTCCTGCAGGTGGCCGAGAGCAAGTTGGGGACGCCGTACGTGTGGGGTCACAATGAGGACCGCGGACAGTACGGATTTGACTGCTCGAACTTCACGGCGTACGTGTATCATCACGCGCTTGGCTACAAGATGAGCACTTCATCGCGCACGCAGGCGAAGTCGGTGGGAAGGCAGGTGCCCGTATCCCAGATGCAGCCGGGTGATCTCCTCATCTTCAACAACGGATCGCACGTCGGCATCTATGCCGGCAATGGCCGCATGATCCAGGAGGGCGGCGGCCTGGGCAAGGTTGGATACCTGTCCGTCGCTCCGGGCTCCTATTGGGGCAAGCACCTCACCGCCGTCAAGCGAATGTTCTGA
- a CDS encoding cation:proton antiporter: MFSLAGADLVRFLFAVAALLAAAHVLGYIAERLAIPRVIGEVSAGLLLGPTALGTWFPNAFHALFLGFPSEGTLFGFLSQLGLILLMFHSGLKFQARFEASDVKIGAALIGASTVLPFLAGWLLTMVWDPAPFLGPAHQLTALKIVIAISIAVTSIPVISKIFADLGILHSRFAKVIVAVAGVHDILLWVALAVASSLVSSHGQVDAGVLLKSLGVTFGFLAACTLVVPWMLRRVTSRRANILFRASFLGYFLLILLLLSDIAGYLKVDVMYGALLAGVATKLTLPERLRERVEASTRDISFSLFIPVYFAVVGLQLDLAHQFSVGFFLLYVLFATATQTLVVYTTSRAIRCDRLTSLNLAAAMNARGGPGIVLSTVAYSLGIINQNFFAILVMLALVTSWMAGSWLRMVIRRGKRLMPGDEHLVIQRTTSEAVDWVPGVETGQH; this comes from the coding sequence TTGTTCAGTTTGGCCGGAGCGGATCTGGTGCGGTTTCTGTTCGCTGTCGCCGCCCTGCTGGCAGCCGCTCACGTGCTCGGTTACATCGCCGAACGTCTGGCGATCCCGCGCGTCATCGGTGAAGTCTCGGCGGGGCTCCTGCTGGGTCCCACTGCGCTCGGCACCTGGTTTCCCAACGCATTTCACGCGCTGTTCCTCGGGTTTCCTTCCGAGGGAACCTTGTTTGGCTTCCTCTCGCAACTCGGGTTGATTCTGCTCATGTTTCACTCGGGCCTCAAGTTTCAGGCGCGCTTCGAAGCGTCTGACGTCAAGATCGGAGCGGCCCTCATCGGGGCGTCCACCGTCCTGCCCTTCCTCGCAGGCTGGTTGTTGACCATGGTCTGGGACCCTGCGCCATTCCTCGGCCCGGCGCATCAGCTCACCGCGTTGAAGATCGTGATCGCCATCTCCATCGCAGTCACGTCCATCCCGGTCATCTCCAAAATCTTCGCTGACCTCGGGATCCTGCACTCCCGGTTCGCCAAGGTGATTGTGGCCGTAGCGGGGGTGCACGACATCCTCCTGTGGGTGGCCTTGGCGGTGGCCTCGAGCCTCGTCAGCAGCCACGGCCAGGTGGATGCGGGCGTCCTGCTCAAGAGCCTCGGTGTCACATTCGGTTTTCTCGCGGCCTGCACCCTGGTGGTGCCCTGGATGTTGCGCCGGGTGACCTCTCGGCGGGCCAACATCCTCTTCCGGGCGTCTTTTCTCGGCTACTTCCTGCTCATCCTCCTGCTGCTCTCCGACATCGCGGGGTATCTGAAGGTCGACGTGATGTACGGGGCGCTTCTCGCCGGCGTGGCGACAAAGCTCACCCTGCCGGAGCGTCTGCGGGAACGGGTGGAGGCGAGCACGCGCGACATCTCGTTCTCGCTGTTCATCCCGGTGTATTTTGCGGTCGTCGGTCTGCAGTTGGACCTGGCGCACCAGTTCAGCGTGGGATTCTTCCTGCTGTACGTCCTGTTCGCCACTGCGACGCAGACCTTGGTGGTGTACACCACGTCCCGGGCCATCCGGTGCGATCGACTGACGAGCCTCAATCTCGCCGCAGCGATGAACGCCCGCGGAGGGCCTGGCATCGTCCTCTCCACGGTCGCGTATTCCCTCGGGATCATCAACCAGAACTTCTTTGCCATCCTGGTGATGCTGGCGCTGGTGACCTCGTGGATGGCCGGATCGTGGCTCCGCATGGTCATTCGGCGCGGTAAGCGGCTGATGCCAGGCGACGAGCACCTCGTCATCCAGCGTACCACCTCGGAGGCTGTGGACTGGGTGCCGGGGGTGGAGACGGGGCAGCATTGA